In Selenomonas sp. TAMA-11512, a genomic segment contains:
- the folD gene encoding bifunctional methylenetetrahydrofolate dehydrogenase/methenyltetrahydrofolate cyclohydrolase FolD, producing the protein MTARLLEGKVFAAKIKEEAKREAEEFAEAYGRMPGLAVIIVGEDPASQVYVRNKEKACEELGFISKQIQLPETATKEELLARIDALNRDEEISGILCQLPLPEAIAPYESEILERIDPLKDVDGFHPVNVGLLVMGKKALSPCTPAGCMKMLELSGIPVDGKRVAVIGRSNIVGKPMFHLLLAGHATVTLCHSHTENLKEICREADILVAAVGKPHFVTADMVKPGATVIDVGINRIAPKKLVGDVDFESVKEVAGAITPVPGGVGLLTIATLMMNTVEAARLQQEKQGETRI; encoded by the coding sequence ATGACAGCCCGCTTGCTGGAAGGAAAGGTCTTTGCCGCGAAAATCAAGGAAGAGGCAAAAAGAGAGGCAGAGGAATTCGCCGAAGCGTATGGCAGAATGCCGGGACTCGCCGTCATCATCGTCGGTGAAGATCCGGCATCGCAGGTCTATGTCCGCAATAAGGAAAAGGCGTGCGAGGAGCTGGGCTTTATCTCAAAGCAAATACAGCTGCCGGAGACGGCGACAAAGGAAGAGCTTCTTGCGCGGATTGACGCGCTCAATCGGGACGAGGAGATTTCGGGAATCCTGTGTCAGCTCCCGCTGCCCGAGGCAATCGCTCCGTATGAGAGCGAAATCCTCGAGCGCATCGATCCGCTGAAGGATGTGGACGGGTTTCATCCGGTCAACGTCGGCCTTCTTGTCATGGGGAAGAAGGCGCTGAGCCCCTGTACGCCTGCCGGATGCATGAAGATGCTCGAGCTGTCGGGGATTCCCGTGGACGGTAAGCGTGTGGCTGTCATCGGCCGCAGCAATATCGTCGGCAAGCCGATGTTCCATCTCCTGCTGGCGGGGCACGCGACGGTCACGCTCTGCCACTCGCATACGGAGAATCTGAAGGAGATCTGCCGCGAGGCGGACATCCTCGTGGCGGCCGTCGGCAAGCCGCACTTCGTCACGGCGGACATGGTAAAGCCGGGAGCGACGGTCATCGATGTCGGCATCAACCGCATTGCGCCGAAGAAGCTGGTCGGCGATGTTGACTTCGAGAGCGTCAAAGAGGTCGCGGGAGCGATTACACCGGTGCCCGGAGGCGTCGGACTGCTCACCATCGCCACGCTCATGATGAACACCGTCGAGGCGGCGCGATTACAGCAGGAGAAACAAGGAGAAACAAGGATATGA
- a CDS encoding formate--tetrahydrofolate ligase, whose protein sequence is MKTDVEIAQQAAMRPITEVAAYLGLSADELELYGKYKAKISLEAWERVKDRPNGKLILCTAINPTPAGEGKTTTSVGLGDAFHRLGKKTAIALREPSMGPCFGMKGGAAGGGYAQVVPMEDINLHFTGDFHAVTTAHNLLAAVIDNHIQQGNALDLDVRRITWKRVLDLNDRALRNVTIGLGGKAHGVPRETGFDITVASELMAILCLSSSLTDMKERIGRILIGYTRDGRAVCAEELGVTGALTLLFKDAVKPNIVQTLEGTPALIHGGPFANIAHGCNSVMATKFALKFADRVVTEAGFGADLGAEKFFDIKCRFSGLRPDAVVIVATVRALKMHGGMDKKALGETNMEALAAGFANLAKHIENVHKFGLPAVVAINAFPTDTKEELDFVRERCESMGASAALSTVWADGGKGGEELAKEVEKALEKASDFRFLYDADASIEDKIGTIAREIYGADGVDFTPEAKKTLAEIHELGLDKCPVCMAKTQYSLSDDAAKIGRPEGFTITVRELRIAAGAGFVAALTGSILTMPGLSKKPAAENMDITEDGKITGLF, encoded by the coding sequence ATGAAAACGGATGTAGAAATCGCGCAGCAGGCGGCGATGCGCCCCATCACCGAGGTCGCGGCGTATCTCGGCCTGTCGGCGGACGAACTTGAGCTGTACGGCAAGTACAAGGCGAAGATCTCCTTGGAGGCATGGGAGCGGGTCAAAGACCGGCCGAACGGAAAGCTCATCCTCTGTACGGCGATCAATCCGACGCCGGCGGGCGAGGGCAAGACGACGACAAGCGTCGGTCTCGGCGACGCGTTTCATCGATTAGGCAAGAAGACGGCAATCGCGCTGCGCGAGCCGTCGATGGGCCCCTGCTTCGGCATGAAGGGCGGCGCCGCGGGCGGCGGCTACGCGCAGGTCGTGCCCATGGAGGATATCAACCTTCACTTCACGGGCGACTTCCACGCTGTCACAACGGCGCACAACCTCCTTGCTGCCGTCATCGATAACCACATACAGCAGGGCAACGCGCTCGATCTCGACGTGCGCCGCATCACGTGGAAGCGGGTCCTCGATCTCAATGACCGCGCACTCAGAAACGTGACGATCGGTCTCGGCGGCAAAGCGCACGGCGTGCCTCGTGAGACGGGTTTCGATATCACGGTCGCGTCCGAGCTGATGGCGATTCTCTGCCTTTCCTCGTCGCTGACGGACATGAAGGAGCGCATCGGCCGCATCCTCATCGGCTATACGCGTGACGGCCGTGCCGTTTGCGCGGAGGAGCTCGGTGTCACGGGCGCGCTCACGCTGCTCTTCAAGGATGCCGTCAAGCCGAATATCGTACAGACGTTGGAAGGAACGCCCGCACTTATCCACGGCGGTCCGTTCGCGAATATCGCGCATGGCTGCAACAGCGTTATGGCGACAAAGTTCGCTCTGAAGTTCGCCGACCGCGTCGTCACGGAGGCGGGATTCGGCGCGGATCTCGGCGCGGAAAAGTTCTTCGATATCAAATGCCGTTTCTCGGGCCTTCGTCCCGATGCGGTCGTCATCGTGGCGACGGTCCGTGCGCTCAAGATGCACGGAGGAATGGATAAAAAGGCGCTTGGCGAAACGAATATGGAGGCGCTCGCGGCCGGATTTGCAAATCTCGCGAAGCACATCGAGAATGTCCACAAGTTCGGACTTCCCGCGGTCGTTGCCATCAATGCCTTCCCAACGGATACAAAAGAGGAGCTCGACTTCGTCCGCGAAAGATGCGAGTCGATGGGCGCCAGTGCCGCGCTGTCGACCGTCTGGGCGGATGGAGGCAAGGGCGGCGAGGAGCTCGCGAAGGAGGTTGAGAAGGCGCTTGAAAAGGCGAGCGACTTCCGCTTCCTATACGATGCGGACGCTTCCATAGAGGACAAGATCGGCACGATCGCGCGCGAGATTTACGGCGCGGATGGCGTTGACTTCACGCCGGAAGCGAAGAAGACGCTCGCTGAAATCCATGAGCTCGGCCTTGATAAGTGTCCTGTCTGCATGGCGAAGACACAGTATTCCCTGTCCGATGACGCGGCAAAGATCGGTCGTCCCGAGGGCTTTACGATTACGGTTCGTGAGCTCAGAATTGCCGCCGGTGCGGGATTTGTCGCGGCATTGACGGGAAGTATTCTGACGATGCCGGGACTTTCGAAGAAGCCCGCCGCAGAGAATATGGACATAACGGAAGACGGTAAGATTACAGGATTATTTTAA
- a CDS encoding methylenetetrahydrofolate reductase encodes MSKVSVELIPRSVEELQAEFEQLKPFIDQVDAVNIPDLLRFDLRSWQGAALAKEHYTQSIPHIRAMDIDLNKPLPMIEEMRKADIKQVLVIQGDVPQDMMHTIYPTESVDVIWKFRNEMPEVKVYAGIDQYRSNMRDEEYRIRRKLQAGATGFFTQPFFDMRFLEMYAEMLEGSEVYWGVSPVASERSKSYWEMKNQVIFPKDFEPTKAWSISFASKVLEFAAKNDGNVYFMPIRMNVGDYVGGALAPFGGKHI; translated from the coding sequence ATGAGCAAAGTATCCGTGGAGCTCATTCCACGAAGTGTTGAGGAGCTGCAGGCGGAGTTCGAACAGCTGAAGCCGTTTATCGATCAGGTGGATGCGGTGAACATTCCCGACCTGTTGCGGTTCGACCTCAGAAGCTGGCAGGGGGCTGCCCTTGCAAAAGAACACTATACACAGTCCATTCCGCATATCCGCGCCATGGACATCGACCTCAATAAGCCTCTGCCCATGATCGAGGAGATGCGTAAGGCGGACATCAAGCAGGTGCTCGTCATCCAAGGCGATGTGCCGCAGGATATGATGCACACGATCTATCCGACGGAGAGCGTCGATGTCATCTGGAAGTTCCGCAACGAGATGCCGGAGGTCAAAGTCTATGCTGGCATCGATCAGTATCGCTCCAATATGCGGGACGAGGAGTACCGCATCCGGCGCAAGCTGCAGGCGGGGGCTACGGGCTTCTTTACGCAGCCCTTCTTTGACATGCGGTTCCTCGAGATGTACGCGGAGATGCTCGAGGGCTCGGAGGTCTATTGGGGCGTGTCGCCCGTTGCCTCGGAGCGTTCGAAAAGCTATTGGGAGATGAAGAATCAGGTCATCTTCCCGAAGGACTTTGAGCCGACGAAGGCGTGGAGCATATCCTTCGCGTCCAAGGTCCTGGAGTTCGCCGCGAAAAACGACGGCAACGTCTACTTCATGCCGATCCGCATGAACGTCGGCGACTATGTCGGCGGTGCGCTGGCACCGTTTGGCGGAAAGCATATATAA
- a CDS encoding deoxyribonuclease IV — protein MGKEIVSLGGSSFAFFTRNPRGGRAKDIDPADIAAFLAYREEHGITHLVAHAPYTMNACAAKDSLRTFAREMMADDLVRLEHTPHSLYNFHPGSHVGQGAEKGIELITEQLNAVLKEDGTTVVLLETMAGKGSEVGRTFEELRAILGGVALSDKMGVCLDTCHVWDAGYDIVHDLDGVLTAFDRILGLSRLKAVHLNDSLNPLGSRKDRHARIGEGEIGFDALVRVINHPALKDLPFILETPNDHDGYAREIAMLQEAYRE, from the coding sequence ATGGGAAAGGAAATTGTTTCTCTCGGCGGCAGCAGCTTCGCCTTTTTCACGCGCAATCCGCGAGGAGGACGCGCGAAAGACATCGACCCTGCCGACATCGCCGCCTTTCTCGCCTATAGAGAGGAGCACGGCATCACGCATCTCGTCGCCCATGCCCCCTACACGATGAACGCCTGCGCCGCCAAAGACAGCCTGCGCACCTTCGCCCGTGAAATGATGGCAGACGACCTGGTTCGCCTCGAGCACACGCCGCACAGCCTCTACAACTTCCACCCCGGCAGCCATGTAGGGCAAGGCGCGGAAAAGGGCATCGAGCTCATCACGGAGCAGCTCAACGCCGTCCTGAAAGAAGACGGGACGACGGTCGTCCTGCTGGAGACGATGGCGGGCAAGGGCTCCGAGGTCGGAAGGACGTTTGAGGAGCTGCGCGCCATTCTCGGCGGTGTCGCGCTGTCCGACAAGATGGGAGTCTGCCTCGACACCTGCCACGTGTGGGACGCGGGCTATGATATCGTTCACGACCTCGACGGCGTGCTCACGGCGTTTGACCGCATCCTCGGACTTTCGCGTCTCAAGGCCGTTCACCTCAACGACAGTCTCAATCCGCTGGGCAGCCGCAAGGATCGCCACGCGCGCATCGGCGAAGGTGAAATCGGGTTTGACGCCCTCGTCCGCGTCATCAATCACCCGGCGCTCAAGGATCTCCCCTTCATCCTGGAGACGCCGAACGACCACGACGGCTACGCGCGGGAAATCGCCATGCTGCAGGAAGCGTATCGGGAATAG
- a CDS encoding ISLre2 family transposase, translating to METIVTEILEIIKGTKDNISQEEQLRSYFEILICRAVSEAFERIDKELAKRYAAKGWHVERLDARCVQASYGTIQIRRRRMKKEGEASIYPLDKEVGIRPYRRYTAYLEYVIACIAAKSVYRDTAAVVNLLSPVTISHQQVAHVVRRVGETYGAWEKLQESTDPMEETELRRPEVLYIEGDGLMLHGQNKKQLELHRFQIAEGVQENGNRRTLIGTHYVANLDHEKAKESLLHYLGSHYDLTHTLVLSNSDGGAGYTCGVFEEILGSVGQHEHFLDWYHVQRKCRERLLWANSTLCKKLHKALYIHEREEVSLVLDTVESMSQDERQTEQVELLRKYIERNWIYLAGLEERGIGEYRKLLGTCESNHRLYSYRMKKQGRRWSRAGGEAMVKIITGLKNGDLREAMAAKAKLFNEKVGRDFRGAVREALKRSKSTTYDGIRHGRITVSAPMSSGIGHLSKCFA from the coding sequence ATGGAAACCATTGTAACAGAAATCCTGGAAATAATAAAGGGTACAAAAGACAATATCTCACAAGAAGAACAACTGCGCAGTTACTTTGAGATCCTGATATGCCGTGCAGTTAGTGAGGCATTCGAACGAATTGACAAAGAACTGGCAAAGCGATACGCAGCCAAAGGCTGGCACGTGGAACGGCTTGATGCACGGTGCGTGCAAGCAAGCTACGGAACGATTCAAATCCGTCGCAGGCGCATGAAAAAAGAAGGAGAAGCCAGTATATACCCCTTGGACAAAGAAGTGGGTATTCGCCCTTACCGGAGATACACCGCCTATTTGGAATACGTTATTGCCTGTATTGCAGCCAAGAGCGTCTACCGTGATACAGCCGCTGTCGTCAACCTGCTGAGTCCCGTCACGATAAGCCACCAACAAGTTGCACATGTCGTGAGACGAGTAGGAGAAACCTATGGTGCTTGGGAGAAATTGCAGGAAAGCACCGATCCCATGGAAGAGACAGAACTGCGCCGACCGGAAGTTCTCTACATCGAAGGGGATGGACTCATGCTGCACGGGCAGAATAAGAAACAGCTCGAGCTCCATCGATTCCAAATCGCCGAAGGCGTGCAAGAAAACGGCAACCGTCGTACCCTTATTGGCACCCACTATGTAGCGAATCTCGATCACGAGAAAGCCAAAGAGAGTCTGCTGCACTATCTGGGGAGCCACTATGATCTAACCCATACCCTGGTTCTGAGCAACAGTGATGGAGGTGCCGGTTACACCTGCGGCGTCTTTGAAGAAATCCTTGGAAGCGTCGGCCAGCATGAGCACTTTCTGGATTGGTACCACGTACAAAGGAAATGCAGAGAACGCCTTTTATGGGCGAATTCGACCCTGTGTAAGAAACTACACAAAGCGCTGTATATACATGAGCGTGAGGAAGTGAGCCTTGTATTGGATACCGTGGAATCTATGTCCCAAGATGAGCGACAAACGGAACAAGTGGAGCTTCTTCGAAAGTACATAGAAAGAAACTGGATATACCTTGCCGGCTTGGAAGAACGAGGGATCGGGGAATACAGGAAGCTTTTGGGGACGTGTGAAAGCAACCATAGGCTCTATAGCTACCGGATGAAGAAGCAAGGCAGACGATGGAGTCGAGCCGGTGGCGAAGCGATGGTAAAGATCATCACTGGATTGAAGAATGGTGATCTGCGAGAGGCCATGGCGGCGAAGGCGAAATTGTTCAATGAGAAGGTAGGAAGAGACTTCCGCGGAGCCGTGCGAGAGGCATTGAAAAGAAGCAAGAGCACGACGTATGACGGGATCCGACACGGGAGGATTACAGTAAGTGCGCCGATGAGCAGTGGGATTGGACATTTGTCCAAATGCTTTGCTTAG
- a CDS encoding glucosaminidase domain-containing protein produces the protein MKFGMTSKKSLSRVLAAAVLSGAVVLSSSADDAEAKRLHDPAVDTQVTTTAKSERVSIKDRIQSILDEGKSDSSASSMPDPYALVPYSATSDILGKPMATAEQCVRYLLSVNPSPSISVTPEELVSYYYEEGAREGIRPDVAFAQALKETGFFRYGGTVTPDQNNYCGLGTTSAHVKGAYFPTARIGVRAHIQHLKAYASTQKPAERVVDPRYDLVRSTYGKRTLGKWQDLNGRWAVPGTTYGQSILQMHRTMVGH, from the coding sequence ATGAAGTTCGGTATGACGAGTAAGAAGTCGCTCTCTCGTGTGCTTGCGGCAGCTGTGCTGTCCGGAGCGGTGGTTCTGTCGAGTTCTGCGGATGACGCGGAGGCGAAGCGCCTCCACGATCCGGCGGTTGATACGCAGGTGACGACGACGGCAAAGTCGGAGCGCGTCTCTATCAAGGATAGAATCCAAAGCATTCTGGACGAGGGCAAGTCGGATTCGTCGGCATCGTCGATGCCGGATCCGTACGCGCTTGTGCCGTACAGCGCGACGAGTGATATTCTTGGGAAGCCGATGGCAACGGCGGAGCAGTGTGTACGCTATCTCCTGTCGGTCAATCCGTCGCCCAGCATCTCGGTCACACCGGAGGAATTGGTATCTTATTACTACGAAGAGGGCGCGCGTGAGGGCATTCGTCCGGATGTGGCGTTTGCGCAGGCGCTCAAGGAGACGGGCTTTTTCCGCTATGGCGGAACGGTCACGCCGGATCAGAACAACTACTGCGGTCTCGGTACGACGAGCGCACATGTCAAGGGAGCATACTTCCCGACAGCGCGCATCGGCGTCCGTGCGCACATCCAGCACCTCAAGGCGTATGCCTCGACACAGAAGCCTGCCGAGAGGGTTGTCGATCCCCGCTATGATCTCGTACGCAGCACCTACGGTAAGCGTACACTGGGCAAGTGGCAGGATCTCAACGGACGCTGGGCCGTACCGGGTACGACGTACGGACAGAGTATCCTGCAGATGCACCGCACGATGGTGGGACACTAA
- a CDS encoding ATP-binding cassette domain-containing protein has translation MISTSGLTLQFGKRVLFKDVSIKFTPGNCYGIIGANGAGKSTFLKILAGDIEPTNGSVDLTPGERISVLQQNHYAFDEETVRRTVMLGNRRLVEIMDEKDALYAKPDFSDEDGMKASELEGEFAEMNGWDAETEAERLLNGLGITPDFHDKQMSDLTDKEKVRVLLAQALFGSPDILLLDEPTNGLDIESINWLEDWIADFPNTVIVVSHDRHFLNQVCTHIADVDFGAIQLYTGNYDFWYQSSQLALQMAKDANKKKEEKIKELQSFIQRFSANASKSKQATSRKKLLEKITLDDIKPSTRRYPYIAFTPDREAGDQLLEVDGLTKTIDGEKVLNNVSFTLKKGDKVAFVGPNTIGKTVLFEILMGNMEPDAGTFKWGVTTSQSYLPKDNSTFFDGVDLSLVDWLRQYSRDPDESFVRGFLGRMLFSGEESLKKAKVLSGGEKVRTMLSRMMLSGANVLLLDEPTDHLDLESITALNDGLIAFKGTLLFNSHDHEFVQTIANRIIDLTPDGVVDRVTTYDEFLENETVKQQLAEKYKKA, from the coding sequence ATGATCAGTACAAGCGGCTTAACGCTTCAATTTGGCAAACGCGTATTATTCAAGGACGTCAGCATCAAGTTTACGCCGGGCAACTGCTATGGCATTATCGGCGCCAACGGTGCGGGAAAGTCCACGTTCTTAAAGATTCTTGCGGGCGATATCGAGCCGACGAACGGCTCGGTTGATCTGACGCCCGGCGAGCGCATCTCCGTCCTGCAGCAGAATCACTATGCTTTTGATGAGGAGACGGTGCGCCGCACGGTCATGCTCGGCAACAGGCGGCTTGTCGAGATCATGGATGAGAAGGATGCCCTCTACGCAAAGCCGGATTTCTCGGATGAGGACGGAATGAAAGCATCCGAGCTAGAGGGTGAGTTCGCCGAGATGAACGGCTGGGATGCCGAAACGGAGGCGGAGCGTCTCCTGAACGGTCTCGGCATCACGCCGGACTTCCATGACAAGCAGATGTCCGACCTCACGGATAAGGAAAAGGTGCGCGTGCTCCTTGCACAGGCGCTCTTCGGAAGCCCGGATATCCTGCTCCTCGACGAGCCGACAAACGGTCTTGACATCGAGTCGATCAACTGGCTCGAGGATTGGATCGCCGACTTCCCCAATACGGTCATCGTCGTCTCGCATGACCGACACTTCCTGAATCAGGTCTGCACGCACATCGCCGATGTGGACTTCGGCGCCATTCAGCTCTATACGGGCAACTACGACTTCTGGTATCAGTCGAGTCAGCTCGCGCTGCAGATGGCGAAGGACGCCAACAAAAAGAAGGAAGAGAAGATCAAGGAGCTGCAGAGCTTCATTCAGCGCTTCTCGGCAAACGCCTCGAAGTCCAAGCAGGCCACATCGCGCAAAAAGCTTCTTGAGAAGATTACGCTCGACGACATCAAGCCGTCGACACGGCGCTATCCTTACATTGCCTTTACGCCGGATCGCGAGGCGGGGGATCAGCTCCTGGAGGTTGACGGTCTCACGAAGACAATCGACGGCGAAAAGGTGCTGAATAACGTCAGCTTCACGCTCAAGAAGGGGGATAAGGTCGCTTTTGTCGGTCCGAACACGATCGGCAAGACAGTGCTCTTTGAGATCCTGATGGGCAATATGGAGCCGGACGCGGGTACGTTTAAGTGGGGCGTTACGACGTCACAGTCGTACCTGCCGAAGGACAACAGTACGTTCTTTGACGGCGTGGATCTCAGTCTCGTCGATTGGCTTCGCCAGTATTCCAGGGATCCGGACGAGTCCTTTGTCCGCGGATTCCTCGGCCGAATGCTCTTCTCCGGGGAGGAAAGCTTAAAGAAGGCAAAGGTGCTTTCCGGCGGTGAAAAGGTGCGCACGATGCTTTCGCGCATGATGCTGTCGGGCGCGAACGTACTCCTTTTGGATGAGCCGACCGATCATCTTGACCTGGAATCCATCACGGCGCTCAATGACGGACTGATCGCGTTCAAGGGAACACTGCTCTTCAATTCGCATGACCATGAGTTTGTCCAGACGATCGCCAACCGAATCATTGATCTCACACCGGACGGGGTCGTCGATCGCGTAACGACGTATGATGAATTTTTGGAGAATGAGACCGTGAAGCAGCAGCTCGCGGAAAAGTATAAAAAAGCATAA
- a CDS encoding AarF/UbiB family protein encodes MFEKLAETAVIAREDRFAAPRLKEMIRVLREREIVRGITPEKFRLILEDLGPTFVKLGQIMSMRPDFLPQEYCDELMKLQSEACPLPFPEIQKVLEEEYQRRWTQVFASIDEEALGSASIAQVHRAVLKSGERVVVKVQRPGVHDVMSKDIVLLKRAATILNLLGPMQDVIDFRMILDEMWEIAKQEMDFLMEANHIEEFRHLNSDEPNILCPRVYHQLTTQHVLVMEYIEGLPIDDIEGIRASGYDITKIGTRLGENYVKQIVEDGYFHADPHPGNIWVRQGKIVWLDLGMMGRISNKDRAAIQKAIFALAQKDTLEMKTAVLALGVAKAKIDHTRLYEDIDALIAQYGDLDFQSLEMGVLSRQIMHVLRVHHIAMAPGISMFCRGIMTIEGVMRLVCPDVSFVEILARSMQLKLKRDFHWRDEVSKAKREGYLMLRKSLQLPEQISDILKMTMSGQTKVNLDLTGSEEPLRRIDKMINKLIAAVLSAALLLGSSIISTTQMTPKMMEIPLLGVIGYIAAILISGRLLWSILKHR; translated from the coding sequence ATGTTCGAGAAGCTGGCGGAAACAGCGGTCATTGCGCGCGAAGATCGGTTTGCCGCTCCTCGCCTCAAGGAAATGATCCGAGTGCTTCGGGAGCGCGAGATCGTCCGGGGCATCACGCCGGAGAAGTTTCGGCTGATCTTGGAAGATCTCGGTCCGACATTTGTCAAGCTCGGACAGATCATGAGCATGCGCCCGGACTTTCTGCCGCAGGAATACTGCGATGAACTGATGAAGCTGCAGTCCGAAGCCTGTCCTCTGCCCTTTCCGGAGATACAGAAGGTCTTGGAGGAGGAGTACCAGAGGCGGTGGACGCAGGTCTTTGCATCCATCGATGAGGAGGCTCTCGGCTCCGCTTCCATCGCGCAGGTGCACCGCGCGGTTTTGAAGAGCGGCGAAAGAGTCGTCGTCAAGGTGCAGCGCCCCGGCGTTCACGATGTGATGAGCAAGGACATCGTCCTCCTGAAGCGCGCGGCGACGATTCTGAACCTCCTGGGACCCATGCAGGATGTCATCGATTTTCGCATGATTCTCGACGAGATGTGGGAAATCGCCAAGCAGGAGATGGACTTCCTGATGGAGGCGAATCACATTGAGGAATTCCGTCATCTCAACAGCGATGAACCGAATATCCTGTGCCCGCGTGTCTACCATCAGCTGACGACGCAGCATGTGCTCGTCATGGAGTACATCGAAGGACTTCCCATCGATGACATTGAAGGAATCCGTGCATCGGGGTATGACATCACGAAGATCGGCACACGGCTCGGCGAGAACTATGTCAAACAGATTGTCGAGGACGGCTACTTTCATGCCGACCCGCATCCGGGGAATATCTGGGTGCGGCAGGGCAAGATTGTGTGGCTTGATCTCGGCATGATGGGGCGCATCTCGAACAAGGACCGTGCGGCCATACAAAAAGCTATCTTTGCGCTGGCGCAAAAGGATACGCTCGAAATGAAGACCGCGGTGCTTGCTCTCGGAGTGGCGAAGGCGAAGATTGATCATACGCGTCTGTATGAGGATATCGATGCATTGATTGCACAGTATGGGGATCTCGATTTTCAGTCGCTGGAGATGGGGGTGCTCTCCAGGCAGATCATGCATGTCCTGCGCGTCCATCACATCGCCATGGCTCCCGGAATCAGCATGTTTTGCCGCGGCATCATGACGATTGAAGGCGTCATGCGGCTGGTGTGTCCTGACGTCAGCTTTGTGGAAATTCTGGCGCGGAGCATGCAGCTCAAGCTGAAGCGTGATTTTCACTGGCGGGATGAGGTCAGCAAGGCAAAGCGGGAAGGCTACCTGATGCTCAGGAAGTCCTTGCAGTTGCCGGAGCAGATATCGGATATACTCAAGATGACCATGAGCGGGCAGACAAAGGTCAACCTCGATCTGACAGGCTCCGAAGAACCGCTCAGACGTATCGATAAGATGATCAACAAGTTGATTGCCGCTGTTTTGAGCGCGGCATTGCTCTTGGGGTCGAGCATCATATCGACGACACAGATGACGCCGAAGATGATGGAGATTCCGCTTCTCGGGGTGATCGGCTATATAGCGGCGATCCTGATTTCGGGACGGCTTTTATGGAGTATTTTAAAGCATCGATGA
- the aroH gene encoding chorismate mutase, with amino-acid sequence MQGIRGAITVEEDTKEMIFQSVRLLVTDICRMNRISSEDIGAAIFTATKDLTAAFPAAGARELKGFDTVPLFDAQQMDVTDSLERCIRVLLLVNTDKKQNEIHHIYLGEARGLRPDLR; translated from the coding sequence ATGCAAGGCATACGAGGTGCAATAACGGTTGAAGAGGACACGAAGGAAATGATCTTTCAGTCGGTCAGACTCTTGGTCACGGATATCTGCCGCATGAACAGAATATCATCGGAGGATATCGGGGCCGCCATATTTACGGCGACCAAGGATCTGACAGCCGCTTTTCCGGCAGCTGGTGCCAGAGAGTTAAAGGGGTTTGATACGGTCCCTCTCTTTGACGCACAGCAGATGGATGTGACAGACTCCCTCGAGCGTTGTATTCGCGTACTGCTTCTCGTCAATACGGATAAGAAGCAGAACGAGATTCATCATATATACCTCGGTGAGGCGAGAGGTCTTCGCCCGGATCTGAGATAA
- a CDS encoding RidA family protein → MKKIITTDKAPAALGPYSQGIRTSGGFIFASGQIAIDPATGELVAGGIKEQTTQVMENLAAVLAAEESTFDDVVKTTIYLKDINDFVAVNTVYAKYFSENPPARVCVQVAALPKDALIEIELIAEEGHAYSY, encoded by the coding sequence ATGAAGAAAATCATTACAACAGACAAGGCGCCGGCAGCGCTCGGGCCATACTCACAGGGCATCCGCACATCGGGCGGATTCATTTTCGCTTCGGGGCAGATTGCCATTGATCCCGCAACGGGCGAGCTCGTCGCCGGCGGCATCAAAGAGCAGACGACGCAGGTCATGGAGAACCTCGCGGCGGTTCTCGCGGCGGAGGAATCCACGTTTGACGATGTCGTAAAAACGACCATTTATCTGAAGGATATCAACGATTTCGTTGCCGTAAATACGGTCTATGCGAAGTATTTCTCGGAGAATCCGCCCGCCCGCGTATGCGTTCAGGTAGCGGCTCTTCCAAAGGACGCTCTCATCGAGATAGAGCTCATCGCCGAAGAGGGGCACGCATACAGCTATTGA